One genomic window of Magnolia sinica isolate HGM2019 chromosome 3, MsV1, whole genome shotgun sequence includes the following:
- the LOC131239623 gene encoding selenium-binding protein 3-like — MAAAAVDQAPSSCISNSCCDGKKGPGYATPIEAMSGPRESLLYVTCVYTGTGIEKPDYLATIDVDPSSPTYSKVIHRTPVPYLGDELHHSGWNSCSSCHGDPSAVRRFLILPSLVSGRIYAFDTQKNPRAPALHKVVEPADIEQKTGLAYPHTSHCLASGDIMVSCLGDKDGKAEGSGFLLLDSEFNVKGRWEKPGHSPPFGYDYWYQPRQKTMISSSWGAPAAFTKGFNLQHVSDGLYGRHLFVYSWPDGELKQTLDLGSTGLLPLEIRFLHEPSRDMGYVGCALTSNMVRFFKTSDGSWSHEVVISVQPLKVRNWILPEMPGLITDFLISLDDRYLYFANWLHGDIRQYNIEDPAKPKLTGQVWVGGLIQKGSDIVAVAEDGKEWQFDVPQIQGNRLRGGPQMIQLSLDGKRLYVTNSLFSTWDRQFYPDLLEKGSHMLQIDVDSEKGGLSINPNFFVDFAAEPEGPSLAHEMRYPGGDCTSDIWV, encoded by the exons GAACCGGAATAGAGAAGCCTGATTACTTGGCTACAATAGATGTTGATCCGAGCTCACCTACCTATTCAAAAGTCATCCACAGGACACCTGTCCCTTATTTAGGTGATGAGTTACATCATTCTGGTTGGAATTCCTGCAGCTCTTGCCATGGGGATCCTTCAGCTGTTAGACGTTTCCTGATCTTGCCTTCACTGGT GTCAGGCCGTATTTATGCATTTGACACGCAAAAGAATCCAAGAGCTCCTGCTTTGCATAAAGTTGTTGAGCCAGCAGATATTGAGCAAAAGACTGGGTTAGCATATCCACACACTTCCCACTGCCTTGCATCTGGTGATATTATGGTGTCTTGCCTTGGGGACAAAGATGGAAAAGCTGAGGGAAGTGGCTTCCTTCTTCTCGATTCAGAATTCAATGTGAAAGGAAG GTGGGAGAAACCAGGTCATAGTCCTCCTTTTGGCTACGACTACTGGTACCAACCTCGACAAAAGACGATGATTAGTTCATCGTGGGGGGCTCCTGCAGCCTTCACAAAAGGCTTCAACCTTCAGCATGTTTCGGATGGTCTTTATGGAAGACACTTGTTTGTATATAGCTGGCCTGATGGTGAGCTAAAGCAGACATTGGATCTAGGCAGCACGGGGCTCTTACCTTTAGAG ATCAGGTTTCTCCACGAACCATCTAGGGACATGGGCTATGTTGGGTGTGCTCTTACCAGCAACATGGTAAGATTTTTCAAGACATCAGATGGATCATGGAGCCACGAG GTCGTAATATCAGTGCAACCATTGAAAGTACGAAACTGGATTCTTCCTGAAATGCCTGGACTCATAACTGATTTCCTGATCTCTCTTGATGACCGGTACCTATACTTTGCGAATTGGCTGCATGGAGATATCAGGCAATATAACATTGAAGACCCTGCGAAGCCCAAATTGACCGGCCAAGTGTGGGTGGGAGGGCTAATTCAAAAGGGGAGTGATATAGTGGCTGTTGCAGAAGACGGGAAAGAGTGGCAGTTTGATGTCCCACAGATTCAG GGAAATCGATTGAGAGGTGGGCCACAGATGATCCAGCTGAGCTTGGATGGGAAGCGGCTGTACGTTACCAACTCACTGTTCAGTACATGGGACCGCCAGTTCTATCCGGATCTTTTGGAGAAAGGGTCTCACATGCTACAGATCGACGTCGACTCGGAGAAAGGAGGGCTGTCAATAAATCCAAACTTCTTCGTGGACTTTGCCGCTGAACCTGAAGGTCCTTCCTTGGCCCACGAGATGAGATATCCAGGTGGTGATTGCACTTCAGATATATGGGTTTAA